GATCGGCACCGGTGACCGTCCAGCCGAAGTTGTACGTGCCGGCCGGGCCCGCGGGCCCGCCCTGCGGCGGCGGCGGCGGCGGGGCCGACGAGATCGTGCGCGGACGCGTGACCGGCTGCGACGCGGACACGCTCAGGCTCGCGAACGGGTTGTACGCCTGTGCCTGTTGCGGCGGCGTAAATGAGGGGGGCAGGATAGGCATGGGAGTATCCGGCGAATCCGGCATGGTCCGGATTGCATCATAGACCTTGCGCGCATACGCGAGGCGCTTGTCTGGCGAGGCGGAGTTGTACGCGCCGATCGCGTTCCAGTTGGGGCCGAGCTGGCGGATGTTCTGCGACAGGATCCACGCACCGACATACGCGTTCGTGCATGCATCGAACAGGCTTTCCCGCGTGATGCCCTCGCGCGCGAGCGTCGGCAGCCACGTGCTGTTGATCTGCATCAGGCCGATGTCGACCGTGCCGTTCGTATTGGTGTTGACGGCGTTCGGATTCATCCCCGATTCGACCTGCGCGATGCCGCGCATCAGGCTGACGCTCACGTGCTGGAACGCGGCCGCGTCGTCGAGGCAATCGGCTCGCGCGACGCCGTGCAGCGCGCACGACATCGCAATCGTCGAGGCGATTGTCAGCGTTTCGCGGCTGATCGAACGGGTTGTATGACGCGGCATGGCAGGATGGGGCGGAATCCGGCCGCCCGGTGCAAGGAAATGACGAGAGACGCGAAGTGTGCCATAGCGGGCAGACAAATGGCTCGCGTCAAACTTTCCTTTGCATTTGTCCACGCGTTCGCCACGCATTTTTATCGCGTCGGATCACGCGGTGTGACGATGCCTGATCGGTAAAAATGGCCGGATTTTCGGTGAATGCCAGTGCGATGGCGGCGATCGAAACCTGACGCACGACGTCAGTCGTACCGTGAGCGCCGTACTGAATTGCGTGGAAAGGATTTCACCGGGCAATCCTTGTCCGGCTCGAATGAAAGCGGCAAAAAGCAACGGCGGCCGAAGCCGCCGTGTACGCCATGCGGATTCGACCGGCCGCGCCGCGCGCGACCGGTCGTTTTTCATCAGAAGCGGTGACGCAGGCCGAGGTTGACCATCGTCTGCGAGCTCGTGCCCGCGTAGCCATACGAACCGATCGACGCCTGCGCGGCCATCGACCCGCCGTTGCCGTCGCCGGTCTGTCCGCTCGCATGCTGGTACGCGGCGGTCAGGTAGACGTCGGTGCGCTTCGACAGGTTGTAGTCCGCGCCGGCCGATACCTGGTGATAGGTCGCCGACGTATCGCCGCCCGAGCGCGTATAGCTGTAGCCGAGGCCGACCAGCAGCGCATTCGTCGCCTGGTAATTCACGAAGCCTTGCCCGGTGTTGTAGTGCTCGTTCGAATTGAATGCCGAGCTCGCATCGCGGCGGTACTGCGCGTTGCTGTAGCCGAGGCCGAACGTGAACGGGCCGGCGACGTACTGGCCCGCGATGCGCGCGATGCCGATCGAGTGGGCGCTCGCATAGCCGTTGTTGATCGGGCCGTCGAACGTGCCGTCCGACGAACTGGTCCAGCCGTTGCGCAGGCCGTTCGACGCGGGGCTGTTGGTCGCGTGGAAATAGCCGCCCGCGACGCTGAACGGCCCGTTGTTGTACGACACGGCGGCCGAATACGATTGCGCGGCACCGGTGCTGCCGGCAATGCCGCCGAACGAGTACATCGTCGAGAACTGCAGGCCCGAATAGACGGCCGACGTGTACTTCACCGCGTTGTCGACGCGGAAGCTGTTGTCGTAGTTGTCGACGTCGCCCGGCGTCGCGAACACGCTGCCCAGATAGTTGTCGGCGGTGATGCCCTGCACGAGATCGACGAGCGGATCGTACTGGCGGCCGAATGTGAGCGTGCCGTAGCGGTCGCTCGTCAGGCCGACGAAGGCTTGACGGCCGAACATGCGGCCACCCTGGCCCTGTCGGCCGTTGCTCGGGTCGAAGCCGTTCTCGAGCTGGAACAGCGCCTTCAGCCCGCCGCCGAGATCCTCGGTGCCTTTCACGCCAAAGCGGCTGCCAGCCAGGTTGCCCGCGCTGCTGTTGCCGAGCATCCACGCGTTGTCCTTGCCCTGCGCATGGTTCACGTAGGTGATCGACGTGTCGATCACGCCGTACAGCGTGACGCTCGACTGCGCATGTGCGACCGGTATCGCGGCGAATGACGCGATCGAAATCAGCGAGAGGGTCGTGCGTTTCATCTCATCTCCTTGCGCATTGCGCTCGTGTTCGTGATCCGGAATGGCAGGAGACTACAGAGCCGTAATCAAACGGCAAAAATGAAATTCTCTTTTGTGGTCTGACGCAGACAGAGACGTCCTCCGATATACGCTATTGAGGGATTTGAATTATTGAGAATCGCGTATCAATTGGTTGTCATTTCGCGATTTCTCCATTGCGCCTTGCATATCCCGTGACAATTCCGTGCAATCGATCGGGGAATGGCGGTGATCCGGATATTGTTATTGATCCGTCAATTAATTATTGAATGAATTGAATTGGCCGGACTGTAATGGGTGTGTTAGGGACGTATCGCCCGCGCCCGGCGGAGACATCGCGGCTTCGCCCCCGGCGCGACCTGATCGTCGCCGCGCGCATCGGGGCGCATCGAAACCGAGGCCGCAAGCTTACTTTTGTATATAATAATCATTCTCATTTACAGAATCGTTGACGCCTGCGCACCCCGGAACCCGGCCATGTCCGCTGACAAGCTGTCCCTCCATCGAGAAATCGACGCCCTCTATGCCGGCCACCATGCGTGGCTGCGCGGCTGGCTGAGCCGGAAGCTCGGTTGCGCGCATCGCGCGGCCGATCTCGCGCACGATACGTTCATGCGCCTGCTCGCACGCGACGAGCCGATCGGTGCCGACGAGCCGCGCGCGTTCCTGACGACGGTTGCCCAGCGCGTGCTGAGCAATCACTGGCGGCGCGAGCAGATCGAGCGTGCGTATCTCGACGTGCTTGCGCAGCGCCCCGAAGCGTATGCGCCGTCGCCGGAAGAGCGGGCCGTCGTGCTCGAGACGCTGCTCGAAATCGACCAGTTGCTCGACGGCCTGCCGCTCGCGGCGAAGCGTGCGTTTCTGCTCGCGCAACTCGACGGGCTCACGCAGGCCGAGATCGCGCGCGAACTCGGCGTGTCGCTTGCGACGGTGAAGCGCTATCTCGTGAAGGCCGGCACGCAGTGCTTCTTCGCGATGGCGGCCTGACCGATGGCCGCCCCAGGCGCACCGGCGGTGCCGCCGCACGTCGCGCGTCGCGCCGTCGAATGGTGGGTCGACCGGCAGGCCGGCCGTACCGACGACGCGTTCGCCGCCGCGCTCGCGCGCTGGCGCGCCGAGGATCCGGCGCATGACGCGGCGTGGCGACATATTGAAACGATGCAGGGCCGCTTCGGCCGGCTCGCGGCCGGGCTCGATCCGCAGGCCGCGCATGCGGCGCTGCTGCCGCCGCGTGCGGGCCGCCGCCGCGCGGCCGTAAAGACGCTGGCCGTGCTGCTGTTCGCGGGCGGCGCGGCATGGATGGCAGAGCCCGCGCGGCGCGCGGCAATCTGGCCGGCCGATCTGCGCACGGCGGTCGGCGAGCGACGCACGGTGACGCTCGCGGATCGCACGACCGTCGTGCTCGATACCGACACCGCGCTCGACGTGCGTTTCGACGACGCGGCGCGCCACCTGCGGCTGCTGCGCGGCACGATCATGGTGACGAGCGGCCATGACGATCGCGTACCCGCGCGGCCGCTCGTCGTCGCGACCGCGCAAGGCGAGTTGCAGCCGCTCGGCACGCGCTTCGCGGTACGGCAGCGCGACGGCGCGACACGCGTCGAGGTGTTCGCCGGCGCGGTACGCGTACAGCCGGTCGAGGCGACGGCCGGCACGCGCGTGATCGCGGCGGGAGAGGGCGCGGATTTCACGCGCGATGCGATCGGCGCGCCGGCGCCGCTCGATCCGCATGCGTCCGCGTGGACGGGCGGCATGCTCGTCGCGTCGCGCATGCGGCTGGCCGACCTCGTCGCCGAGCTCGACCGGTATCGGCGCGGCAGCCTGCGCTGCGATGCGGCCGTGGCCGACCTGCGCGTGTCGGGCACCTATCCGCTCGACGATCCCGAGCGCGTGCTCGACACGCTGAAGGCGACGCTGCCGATCGACGTCCACTACCTGACGCGCTACTGGGCGACGGTCGTGCCGGCCCGTTCGTGAGTCCGTCGAAAAAATTTCCGCCGGCCTGAGCTGTTTTTCGATGTTCGCGTGACATGGGTAATGAAAGCAGCACTGGCCCATCGTCCACCGACTCTCCGATCATGGTTTCCATCCGTCTCACGTATCGGCGCCGTCCGGCGCCCGCCCGTCATCTGCCGCGCGCGGCCGCACCGGGCCGTCTTGCACGCCGGCTGGCCGGCGCGGTCCTGCTGTCGGCGCTGCTGCCGCTGCCCGCGCTGGCCGACACCGACACCGACGCGGCGCCCGCCGCACAGCGCGCGTCGCGTCGCGCGTTCGACATTCCGGCCGGCCCGCTCGAGGCCGCGCTGAACCGGTTCGGGCGCGACGCGGGCATCCTGCTCGCGTTTCCGGCCGAGATGACGGCCGGCCTGACGAGCGGCGGCGTGCAGGGCCGGTTCGACATCGATGGCGCGTTTGACCGCCTGCTGGCCGGCACGGGGCTCGTCGCGCTACGCCAGCCGGGCGGCGGTTACACGCTGATGCGCGCGGACGGGGCGGCGGCGCGGCCCGTGGCGGGCGGCGTCGCACCGGCCGCCGAGCTGCCGACGATCAACGTGCGTACCAGCGCACTGCGCGCCGAAAGCTATCGCGCGCCGAAAGAGGCCGGCGTGCTGCGCTCGGAGATTCCGCTGCTCGACACCGCGCAGGCCGTCAACATCGTGCCCGCGCAGGTGTTGCGCGACCAGCGTCCGCGCAATCTCGACGACGCGCTCGGCAATGTGAGCGGCATCACGCAGGGCAACACGCTCGCGGGTACGCAGGACACCATCATGAAGCGCGGCTTCGGCGGCAACCGCGACGGCTCGATCATGCAGAACGGCATGCCGCTCGTGCAGGGTCGTGCGTTCAACGCGGCGGTCGACAGCGTCGAGGTGCTGAAGGGGCCGACGTCGCTGCTGTACGGGCTGATGGATCCGGGCGGCATGATCAACGTCGTCACCAAGCAGCCGCAGCTCAAGCGTTACAACGCGATTTCGCTCGGCGCGTCGACGTTCGGGCACGGCAAGAACGGCGGCGGCGCGACGTTCGATTCGACGGGGCCGATCGGCGATTCGCGGCTCGCGTACCGGCTGATCGTCGACCAGTCGAACGAGCAGTACTGGCGCAATTTCGGCGAGAACCGGCAGACCTTCGTCGCACCGTCGCTCGCGTGGTACGGCCGCGATACGCAGGTCGCGGTGTCCTACCAGTACCGCAAGTTCCATTCGCCGTTCGATCGCGGCACCGCGCTCGATCCGCGCACCAATGCGCCGCTCGATATCCCCGCGCGGCGGCGGATCGACGAGCCGTTCAACAACATGGACGGCGAATCGCATCTCGCGCAACTGACCGTCGATCACCAGTTCAATGCGGACTGGAGCGCGCATTTCGGCTACAGCTACAACCGCGAGACGTACGACGCGAACCAGTTGCGCACGACCGGCGTCGATCCGGTGACGGGCACGATGACGCGCAGCAACGATGCGACGCACGGCTCGCTCAGCACCGACAGCTACGGGGTCGGCTACGTGAACGGCAAGCTGACGCTTGGCGGGATGCGTCACGACGTGCAGGTCGGTTTCGATACCGAATACCGCCGCATCTATCGCAAGGACATGCTGCGCCAGGCCGTGAAGACGCCGTTCAGCTACATCGATCCGGTGTACGGCCTGCTGCCGCCGTCGAGCACGGTGTCGGCGAGCGACAGCGACCAGACCGACACGCTGCACGATGCGTCCGCGTTCTTCCAGGACACCGTTCACCTGACCGACAAGTGGATCGTGTCGGGCGGCCTGCGCTACATCACCTACAACCAGGTCGCGGGGCGCGGCCGGCCGTTCAAGGCGAACACCGACCTGAGCGGCTCGAAGTGGCTGCCGCGCGCGGGTGTCGTCTACAAGTGGACCGATACGTTCTCGCTGTACGGTAGCTATTCGCAGTCGCTGAAGCCGTCGTCGTCGATCGCGCCGATGGCATCGGGCTACATGATCGACGGCTCGACGCCGCCCGAGGAGGCGACCGCGTGGGAAGTGGGCGGCAAGCTCGACCTGCCGGGCGGGATGACGGGCACGCTCGCGCTGTTCAACATCGACAAGAAGAACGTACTCGTATCGCAGTACAACGACGCGACGAAGCTGACCGACTGGCGCACATCGGGCAAGGCACGTTCGCGCGGGGTCGAACTCGACGTGTCGGGCAAGATCGGCGAGCGCGTGAACGTGATCGCGAGCTACGCGTATATCGACGCGAAGACCACCGAGGATCCGCTGTATGCGGGCAACCAGCTGTGGAACGTCGCGCGCCATACCGCGTCGCTCGCGGCCGTCTACGACTTCGGCACGGTGCTCGGCGGCGATGACCTGCGCGTCGGCGCGGCCGCGCGCTACGTCGGCGCACGGCCCGGCGATTCGGCGAACAGCTTCACGCTGCCGTCGTACGTGCTCGCCGACGCGTTCGCGACCTATGACACGCGGATCGGCAAGCAGAAGCTGTCGTTCCAGCTCAACGTGAAGAACCTGTTCAACCGCACGTACTACCCGTCGAGCGCGAACCGCTATTTCGTCGCGATCGGTGACGCGCGACAGGTGTCGCTGCTGACCACGCTGCAGTTCTGACCACGCAATCGCCGCGCGGCCGGTGCGCCGGCGCGCGACCCTGGAGAAGATCTCGATGAACCTGAAGATGAAGACCGGCGCCGTGCGCGCCGTTGCCGACGGCGCACGACGCCGCGTATTGCGCACGATCGCGGGCTCGGTGCTCGCGTTGGGCGCGGGCTTGGGTATCGGCGTATCGACGCCTGCATGGGCAGCCGATGCGCCGGCTGCCGTCACGCGCGTCGCGATGCTCGTGCAGTTGCGCGGCCCGAACCTGAAGGTCGACGAACGGATCAGCCAGCATCTCGGCGAACGCGGCTACGCGGTGCGCCTGATCGACGAGTCCTCGACGCCCGATGCGGCGCGCGACGCCGACCTCGTCGTGATCTCGTCGACGGTGTCGTCGAAGAACGTGCGGCCCGGCTGGCGCACGCTCGACAAGCCGCTCGTGACCTGGGAAAACGACCTGCTCGACGATCTCGCGATGACGGGCAAGCGGCACGACGTCGATTTCGGCGAAACGGGCAAGGAGCGCTATCTGTGGCTCGTCAACGCGCCGCATCCCATTGCGGCTGGCCTGCCGGCCGGCGCGACCAACGTGTACGGCAAGCAGGCGCCGATGAGCTGGGGCAAGCCGGGGCTCGGCGCGATCACGATCGCGACCGTGTACGGGCAACCCGACAAGGCGGCGATCTTCGCGTACGAGAAGGGCGCGACGATGGACTACGAAGCGCTCGCGCCGGCGCGTCGCGTGATGTTCTTCCTCGACAACGACACGTTCACGAACCTGTCGCCGGCCGGTGTCGCGCTGTTCGACGCGGCCGTCGACTGGGCAGCCGGGCGGCGTTGAGCCGCCACGCGCCGGTCAGGCAGGCCGCGACGCCGCTTCGATCAGTTGCGCCAGTTGCTGCGCCGGTTCCGACATCGTGCGCCGCGCGCGATGCACGAGCCCGATGTCGCGGTGGAACGTGTGATGCCCGAGGTCGATCGCGCGCACGCCGGCCGGCCAGCGGCGATACACGGCCGTCTGCGGCACGATCGCGACGCCGACGCCGTTCTCGACCAGCTTGACGATCGCATCGAGCTCGTCGAGTTCGCAGGTGTCGCGCACCGCGATGTGCATCTTTCTCAGGAAACGATCGACCTGGCGGCCGCCGAACGACGCACGGTCGTAGCGGACGAACGGTTCGCTCGCGAGCAGTTCGGCCCAGTCCTTGCCTTTCACGCCGCGCGGCACGATCAGCCGGA
The DNA window shown above is from Burkholderia cepacia and carries:
- a CDS encoding porin, with protein sequence MKRTTLSLISIASFAAIPVAHAQSSVTLYGVIDTSITYVNHAQGKDNAWMLGNSSAGNLAGSRFGVKGTEDLGGGLKALFQLENGFDPSNGRQGQGGRMFGRQAFVGLTSDRYGTLTFGRQYDPLVDLVQGITADNYLGSVFATPGDVDNYDNSFRVDNAVKYTSAVYSGLQFSTMYSFGGIAGSTGAAQSYSAAVSYNNGPFSVAGGYFHATNSPASNGLRNGWTSSSDGTFDGPINNGYASAHSIGIARIAGQYVAGPFTFGLGYSNAQYRRDASSAFNSNEHYNTGQGFVNYQATNALLVGLGYSYTRSGGDTSATYHQVSAGADYNLSKRTDVYLTAAYQHASGQTGDGNGGSMAAQASIGSYGYAGTSSQTMVNLGLRHRF
- a CDS encoding sigma-70 family RNA polymerase sigma factor, with the translated sequence MSADKLSLHREIDALYAGHHAWLRGWLSRKLGCAHRAADLAHDTFMRLLARDEPIGADEPRAFLTTVAQRVLSNHWRREQIERAYLDVLAQRPEAYAPSPEERAVVLETLLEIDQLLDGLPLAAKRAFLLAQLDGLTQAEIARELGVSLATVKRYLVKAGTQCFFAMAA
- a CDS encoding transglycosylase SLT domain-containing protein: MPRHTTRSISRETLTIASTIAMSCALHGVARADCLDDAAAFQHVSVSLMRGIAQVESGMNPNAVNTNTNGTVDIGLMQINSTWLPTLAREGITRESLFDACTNAYVGAWILSQNIRQLGPNWNAIGAYNSASPDKRLAYARKVYDAIRTMPDSPDTPMPILPPSFTPPQQAQAYNPFASLSVSASQPVTRPRTISSAPPPPPPQGGPAGPAGTYNFGWTVTGADQAKPTQVFDDGSRIYVQFSDMKHLPAIFTETSSGRVLMSWELQFPYAVLTRPAQTLIFQLGPFEARAQRGAAGGAGVTAQAGTTGTAAAAASKKPASTAANATTNAAAGTASKRTASADALWYLNTPSTSAAASPSTANLPATLPTAVTSITPPPAPAQAPAAAAQPSRVSTDALWYISK
- a CDS encoding FecR domain-containing protein codes for the protein MAAPGAPAVPPHVARRAVEWWVDRQAGRTDDAFAAALARWRAEDPAHDAAWRHIETMQGRFGRLAAGLDPQAAHAALLPPRAGRRRAAVKTLAVLLFAGGAAWMAEPARRAAIWPADLRTAVGERRTVTLADRTTVVLDTDTALDVRFDDAARHLRLLRGTIMVTSGHDDRVPARPLVVATAQGELQPLGTRFAVRQRDGATRVEVFAGAVRVQPVEATAGTRVIAAGEGADFTRDAIGAPAPLDPHASAWTGGMLVASRMRLADLVAELDRYRRGSLRCDAAVADLRVSGTYPLDDPERVLDTLKATLPIDVHYLTRYWATVVPARS
- a CDS encoding TonB-dependent siderophore receptor, which codes for MGNESSTGPSSTDSPIMVSIRLTYRRRPAPARHLPRAAAPGRLARRLAGAVLLSALLPLPALADTDTDAAPAAQRASRRAFDIPAGPLEAALNRFGRDAGILLAFPAEMTAGLTSGGVQGRFDIDGAFDRLLAGTGLVALRQPGGGYTLMRADGAAARPVAGGVAPAAELPTINVRTSALRAESYRAPKEAGVLRSEIPLLDTAQAVNIVPAQVLRDQRPRNLDDALGNVSGITQGNTLAGTQDTIMKRGFGGNRDGSIMQNGMPLVQGRAFNAAVDSVEVLKGPTSLLYGLMDPGGMINVVTKQPQLKRYNAISLGASTFGHGKNGGGATFDSTGPIGDSRLAYRLIVDQSNEQYWRNFGENRQTFVAPSLAWYGRDTQVAVSYQYRKFHSPFDRGTALDPRTNAPLDIPARRRIDEPFNNMDGESHLAQLTVDHQFNADWSAHFGYSYNRETYDANQLRTTGVDPVTGTMTRSNDATHGSLSTDSYGVGYVNGKLTLGGMRHDVQVGFDTEYRRIYRKDMLRQAVKTPFSYIDPVYGLLPPSSTVSASDSDQTDTLHDASAFFQDTVHLTDKWIVSGGLRYITYNQVAGRGRPFKANTDLSGSKWLPRAGVVYKWTDTFSLYGSYSQSLKPSSSIAPMASGYMIDGSTPPEEATAWEVGGKLDLPGGMTGTLALFNIDKKNVLVSQYNDATKLTDWRTSGKARSRGVELDVSGKIGERVNVIASYAYIDAKTTEDPLYAGNQLWNVARHTASLAAVYDFGTVLGGDDLRVGAAARYVGARPGDSANSFTLPSYVLADAFATYDTRIGKQKLSFQLNVKNLFNRTYYPSSANRYFVAIGDARQVSLLTTLQF